The genomic window AAACACTGCCATACACTGCTAATGGAAATTTGGTGCATTCATAATGAatactgtcaaaaaaaaaaagggggagagggaCATACGCCGCATTGCTAGCACCAGGTTGCAATGTGCCTATTATAAAATACGTCAGAATAATGAGGATAAAATGAGGTCGACGTGATATTAGTTGGTGCTTACAAGAGCTAAGGTGAGGCAGGGTGAGGCCGCAAACTTTTCATGGATGGGGAAACAAGTTTATGCTTTCTGAAGTCGTGTGTACACGTTTAAGCATTAACCTCAGCGCAAGTTCGCCGATTGAAGAAGCTGATGTATGTCCAAAATGTTAGGCATGTTCACTGCGCCATTAGGCATCCAACGATGTTATTAACCCACTGGCTTTTGCAGTGGCGATTCGCCAGCCTTGATGGCGAGGCCAAAAGTGCTTTTACCAGCGAATCACTGGCCACATAGAAAATCTGGTTTGTGAAAATGTTTCATAAATTGCAGCACATTACTTGATGTTTGCCCTTTGATTCATATGTTTTCCTATAGGTGGACATACACTCATACCTCATTATAATAAATTTGAGTTTTACATGAAAATAAGCTCATtgtatccaaaaatttgttataagagTATGTTCTCAACACTATATTCACTGCAAGAGCATTCATCGTTTACTTTGTTATGGCCGACATTTCGTTATATCCgggtttgttatattgaggtttgagtgtagttctTCGTTGGTGGAGTTGTTTGTAAgtgtgcgttttctttttttttagtggcaAATGGTGCACGTTACCTGCGTTTTCAAAACATGGCGCCACACAAGAAACGTGGTTTGACGAATGAAGAAATTCTTATTTTTGTCATTGACAGTGCCACCAAAAGTGACAACTGTGATGATGACGATGTTATGTTAGAGGACCCTTCAAGGCTGCACTTAATTTTACACAGCAATAAGTCCAAGAGCCAATGGgagtaaaaaaaatgcaaagTTGCTCTTGCTATGCCCGTGTGCTTTAAAGTTCTTCACACGCGAAAATCATACTTAAACAGCTGATACAGGGAAGTATCGCTAACAGAATAAAACAAGATTTGTTATAGAAATAACGCTTCTTGCCAATTTTGTTGCGATTTATATTTCCTTCGAATAAgcactttttcagtgcgatcgcaagCGCACGCGTGGGCAAGTCGTGGCCTCTCGcgacgatctctgtaacgaccgagcgcaccatgttgaaatcagccaatggttgaTAGATAGGCTttcgagtgatttttgagcgtcttccgttaTTTGTctagaaaagagaaagcaatatttagctgaatttgatcatttattgtgagttccaggccgcgtgctgcactataactGGCTCGCGTGTTGCCGAGAGCCTGTACTACCGAATGGCAGCGTTGCTCAACGATGCTCAAAGAGTATTGCAGTGCCCCTTTGAAGAATACCAGCTGGTCGAAATGAATGCGGAGCTTTTCCCTACAGCATTCATCATTACCATGTcgtgttttttttaatgtcaaCGCCTAAAATTACAGTTATTACCAACCATCCTAAGCTGCATTTTCCATCCTTTTGTACCCATTAGTTTGTCGCTCCAACTGACCATCGATTATTTGTCTTTAATTACATTATCAGCCCAGATCTACTTTTTTCCCGCTTAATGTCAGCTAGGACAACAGCTACCCCAGTTTGTCTTTCGATGTACTCTGCCGCCATCCCATATCctatgttacacctatcattttccatTCCATTGCACGCTGAGTAGTTCTTGACATGTGCTCAAGTTTCTTTGTTATCCTTCAAGCTTCTGCGATGTATTGGTGTAGTGGCAAAACGAAATGTTAGCGCACTTTTTGCTCTAAAAACAGCACTGGAGTGTGCCGCCACTGATAACAATGAGCAGACAAGAAAACACACGAACAGTGTCAAAATCCATGAAAGAGACCATAACGGCAAGCAATCACACCTTCAAGAAAAATCTAGATGCCTAAGCACAACCAGCGTAAAGAAGCACAAGAAGAAAGCGTCTTTCCTTGTGCTTATCTCTGGTGGTGGTGATCAGGCGTGTTTGAAAGACAATAGTATTTCCCTGGACACTTGAAcacaaaattttggtctgtctttctgtccgtcacACGATTCGCGCACCCGGCCAAAGCTTAAGCCCTTGCTCGATGCCCAGCCATcctgaactggtggctgcgttcatatttGTGAACATTGTTCATCGAAAGCAAATATTACGCTTATCTGAGGTGCAACATCAATGagtaagtattaggtggtgtgttcctttaaTAAAAAACACACGAATACGTAATTCAAAAGGCTATAGTGCTTCTAACGCTGTGCTGAAAATGCGACACTATACATGAAAAAGAGCTCTGCCGACAATGCCGTGCTGCCACCTGGCACTGGCCCTGGGTTCTACAAGCTCCTGTTTCTTGATAACACTGCCAGATGTCGTCCGTATCTCACGCAGTGCCGTCTCTATTCTACCAGTGCCACCCACATGCGGCCAATTCGGCATAAAGGAGGCGCCCTTCTAGTCAAGGCAAAACAATCTTCTTGTATTGGCGTATCATTAACTTGCTTGTACTAGTATGTTTGTATTTTGCCACTCCTGCAGTAACCCTCACGGAGGGTTGACAGTGTTCTGTAAATAAGTAAAAATAAATTAATAGCTGCTTGGCCGACAGAAGactactatcgtctttcgatgacactTGCAGAAAAGCATGTAggtatggggccaattttttctcgaAGTTATTTACGCTTAATACAGTATGCCAGTTTGCACAAGAAAGTGGAAGGCTGCAAACACAAAGACATAGCAGACCTCTGGGAAAAACAGTTGGCCCGCAGATAGCCGGCAACGGCCTCCTCTCCGGACGAGGACTCTTGAAGTAGGCTTCAAGCCAAGACAAGCAGCTCAGCACCGGTTGGTAGGTGTAGCCATTGTCCTCAAACTCCTGGCTTAGCAGCTTCACTTCAATGCTAAGACAAAAAGTAAATAATTATTTCCATCAACTGCTACTGCAGAAAGCACCTCATAGGCACAAGTCGCTTTTCAATGAAAGGAGTTTCATGAAAATACGTCCTCAGCAATAGCCATGGTCTTAACTCTTTCGTTATAGCGAGGAAATGGCTATTTTCCATTTGTCTCAGGAGCAATGTTTTTTGCAGTTAGCAAAGTGCTCTGGCACGCATCGAAGCATACCAAATTATGCATATTGTAATGCCCTTTCCGAAAAATATACGTTGTAGCTCAACAAAACTACTGTGGGATGAATAAAAATTTGAAAAGTGTGCAATTTTGGATGCCAGCTGATAAACAGCACTATAAAAACTACGATACAGTAAACTCTCGTTAAGACAAACTTTGTTAGGATGAATTCTTGCTTAAGACGGACACCAGGGGAGTGTTCTTTTGGTTTCCCATagactcaatgcaaaaaaaatctgTTTAAACGAAACGCATAACAGGCCTCTTCTGTTAAGACGAACTCTGGCAGCGACCAACAATGACGGGGATTTTGCGCAACGAACATTGTAGTCTTGATGGAGCCATTCAGGCGAACACaagaaagcaaaatgaaaaaaaaaaaaaaaaaacttcctggtGCAAAGACTCAAAGAAAATCTAAATCTAATTGCGATGTAGAGGGAGAAAGTGAGATAAATGGAAAAGAAAGGTCagagcatttatttttttattttttattttatttgtccaatagtgccagccaccctttggcagccaaggcaggagtggtacagtgcagagtttgaacacaaagtttacacgcgaccagtaacacagttcgcggtacacagggaagcaatgATGCAGTAGGCTTACAGATTGTCACGACACACAAGTGCACGCCATCAGTAACACGGCCCACGATTTGTAAAGCAGCAGTAATTCTCGTTACAAATAGCTACGtgaatatacaataaaaccggcaatgctagtctaatgcaaaacacacaaagtgcactacgcgcattgaccaggaagcgtgaaaaaaaaaaagaaaagcagtgtgCGTTAGTGGCATGGAAGCAAGATAATCCGTGAAATACGTTAATACAATAGAACAGGGAAACAAGACCAGCACTTCCAATCATACACATTTTTGAATAGCCGTTCAAAAAGCATTTTGATTAGTTAAGTTAGTAACGTcgcgtggcaaagtgttccattctgctatcgttctcgggaaaaaggatagacggtgagcgtttgttctcgtgaaaggcattaggattgttttgttgtgcttgttccgGGTGGGGCGTGACATGTTTAATTCGAGATAAATATTGAAGTCAAGCTTTGAATAACCATTAACTATGCTGTGTAATATTTTAAGTCGATGTAATTTACAGTGGGACTCTAGTGTTGGTAGGTCAGAACGCCTGCACAGCTCTGTCACGAATACTCGCCTGGTGTATGCGTTGTGAATAAATCGCAGCGCTTTCTTTTGTACCCGTTCGAGCATCGCTCAATCCGTCTTTGTATGTGGGTTCCAAACAATGTCTGCATATTCGAGCAAGGGGCGGACCAGTGTAGTGTATGCAACGGTCTTCGTTTCGCTTGTACAGTGCTGAAGTCGGTGTCTTAGAAGCCAAAGTCTGCATAAAGCTGGTATCTCCCTCACCCCTATTCTGTAGGTGGAGAAAGGGCCAGCTTTATCAGCAAAAAATGCAACAAAAAGCATTCGTCCTTTCGTATTTTCCTCACATTCTTCAGTTCCCCCATAGGAGCACGGTAGAAAACAGAAGATTACAAGAGCTTGGCTAGAGGGGAAAATGCAAAAGAAGGgaggcgaacaaaaaaaaaacggaagccaAATGAAAGTGAAAGCGAGAACAGATTGTCTGTACATTATAATCACATTAAATGGAAACCACATGTGCGGCTCTAGCACTCGGATGCATTGTCTACTACTAGGAAGTGCTAGTGCTTGCAAAACAATTGAACATGCCAAAACTATGATTCAAAGCATTGATCACCGATGATCCATTTGTGCAGGCATGATAACGAAAGTGTTACAACATTTAcggcatcgcatacacacagggtCTGTCCCAAAGTTCTCAGAATTTTTATTTTGTAGATAATTTATTTAATATCAGTTTACAATCTTACAAAGGAAACAAAGCACACCGACCAAAGAAAACTTGACGTTTCGGTTTCTATACGGAAGGAAGGCTTGTTCACAATCACAGCGATCAAGACTTCCTTCCGTAGGAAAGCTTGAATGTCATTTTCTTTTAGGTTTTAATTGATCGGCGTACTTCATATCCATCATGTTTCATCCCAACCAGAAGGGTTTCTGACGAACTCTCAATTTCAGTGTACAATCTTTTTCAAACTTTTCAAAGTTCTCTCCTGATTTAATGCAGCTTTGCCAATGCTTCACCCAATCACTGAAGGCACCCTGAAAGCCATCAACGAGAACCTCCTTCAGTGAAGTCATTGAAGATGCTTTTACCATCTTCAGCATCCCTTGCAGAGTTCCTTTAAGGATTCATTTGATCattgaggacaaaaaaaaaaagttccagtGGTGCTTCCACATTAATTTTGGCCTGCAACTTGGACACAATAAGTACAGTTGGACTCCTCCTACATCTTACTCGTCAGGACTTTTTGCACCGTTCTCGCGCAGATTTTCTTCTTTAGAAAGTGCTTTGTGAAAACATGATTTGGGTATTCCACACTCTTCTGCAGTCATCTTAATGCTTAATCGCCAGTCTTTATCCAATACTTGATGCACATTCTGCAGAGAGTTGCTTGTTTGAGATTTCCACGGACGTCCGGAGCAGTCGTCCCCGTTGATAGACTCTAGACCTGCCTTGAAGCTGTTAACACGCATCAACGTATGGCTTTGTATTATCGCATCGTCAACGTAGGCTTTGTGAAGCATTTCGAGCACATCTCGATCCACCTTTTTTTTATCCAACTTTCACACAAAACGTAATTGCACGACGTTCTCCACGCGCACAATGAAATGTACCAACAGACTCAACTGTGAAAATGATTCTGAAATATAGAGTAAACCTGCGGGGTTCGAACACAGTACCTCAAGTCTGGCGAGAAATGCGCCTCGTCATCCATCTGATGCAGGCTGTGCAGGCCGTGCGGACAGCTTTTCACGGCCAAGCGTCCGATGGGGCTGCTCAGAACGTAGTCGTTCGTCGGGCCGTAAGGACAGGTCTTTCGCTTCTTCATGGCGGTCTGTCCACAGGTCGAGATATGGCTGGATGATTAATATAAACCGCACTCACGAAAAACCGTATAGACCTGCAGCAAATGATGTTCGGAATGAGAGTGCGCAACTCATGAAACTACAGGTAAATAGGCAGTTTTAGGACAGGCTAAGCTAACGTGATAACTGATAGGCTAAGCTGGTACGAGCTCCACACGCACCATTCAGTCAAAAGATGTATCATGCCAAGCACAACGCACCGTTTGGATGCGATTGATAACTACACGATAGTGGTGGAACACTACTGTGCGGCGACTGTGGTCAATGGAAGCAAACCAAAACGCGCGGTGCGGTATTTTACAAAGTACAGAAAAGCTTCCGCGCGAAATTTTAAACATTGCGACAAGAGCCGCGGCGCCTGACGTTACCACAGCAAACCCGACAATTGTCAGTGCAGCTACGCTCGAAATTAACGCCGAATACCTTTATGAAACAACAGGTGCACACATAGGAACGTGTCATGCATTAAGAATTTGACACACAACGTTTATTACGAGCGCTTAAAGGCAAGTCGCGAACTGTATTCTTAACGAAAACTACAAACGAAACTGACAGTACAATAAAGTAGCGGTCACATCtaaccaacctttcagttagcttGTCAAAAGGTCTGGACTTCAGGCGTAGTTGGCACCTCCTGAAAAGTGCACTACAGAGCGTTTTGGTTACGTGTAACGACAGCCTGCGGAGCTCAGAAATCCGAGACAAAATATTCAAAACTAAGCTATTCGCGCGAAAGCATTGCGCGCGTGCAGCTGGCCACAACAAGCGGCGCCGTACACGTGATCTTTCGGCTTGTTTTTCTGGATCGGCTGCGTACTGCAATTGGCTTTTTTAatgcaagcatttcttagcgaacttcggcgactttgatggatctatctatctagtcgcctacgacttttagcgctCTTGGCCATAGTGTTTCTCACAATGTTATTGTGACAATCGTACTATGATTGAGAGTTTCTCACAATCAACACAATAATactatgattgtgagaaactgtatgctcctggccgtttcgataatgggatctTTGCGAAAATtggcatgacataacatgactgtatgatcataccgtgtatgtcatgaattacatgttacggccttgctgctcttgcggtggtttcgttcacatgacatattgcaaaactggtatggtatggcacatagagtttcatacaatattgtatgaaactctatggtatggcatgactgcaagCGAATGTGACAGGTccaaacgtggaaatcatgacatgcatgtcatgcaagtcaTGACTGTACACACTCAttgtgcgctcgcggctgtttcgcttgcttcacatatgccaaacatggtattacgtgacttgaatgattgactaaggtatatgactggtgccaacatgataatcataacaagCGTGTCATGTTAAACATGACTATGTACCTCGCTCGTGGCgagctcgcgaccgtttcgctagcatcaacatataccaaatttggtattacgtgacgcgttcgaacatggcatgcgtgtcatgtaaaaacgtgaCTACGTGCTGCGcttatagtgtgctcgcggccgtttcgctagcttcacatcaaCCAAATTAtgcgttacgtgacgtgaatggacagcGAATGTAAAGGACACGTCCGAACATATGAtaatcataaaatgc from Rhipicephalus microplus isolate Deutch F79 chromosome 7, USDA_Rmic, whole genome shotgun sequence includes these protein-coding regions:
- the agt gene encoding O-6-alkylguanine-DNA alkyltransferase; its protein translation is MKKRKTCPYGPTNDYVLSSPIGRLAVKSCPHGLHSLHQMDDEAHFSPDLSIEVKLLSQEFEDNGYTYQPVLSCLSWLEAYFKSPRPERRPLPAICGPTVFPRGSFTGAVWQMLSERVGPGTTVSYGELARLCNNPRAAQAVGSAMRNNPLQLLVPCHRVVRHNGGLGHYAGGKRDDVKQWLLHHEGISY